The following proteins come from a genomic window of Bombyx mori chromosome 18, ASM3026992v2:
- the Pp-bp gene encoding paralytic peptide binding protein 1 has product MTTSFSHSQVKTPSEEKWEAASEPDYHTNEDLLYPYSPIPYFGMYHLVKIPIGRGLVHHVDYWGEGKVTNLDRVRGFRRSYNVNEQFALVSKGHSKGKQIPNRIPVVSVDDSDTSSYIRDGGVKTVTISTGPISKRCAADVARIVNASEGLVVAYGYSENSDDIQNLERELGKKGLYYGAGYELPADLKTQTEFSTKMVFADARSINDHLYNLVTGGDYINAVKTVRSLDDNQGSGVCRDVVSRLVSQGIKNAMSFAYKLWHEGHKDIVEDYFPSEFQLILDQKRIKLIGNHYNQALKLDANVDRYKDRLTWGDGKDYTSYRVSWRLISLWENNNVIFKILNTEHEMYLKLDVNVDRYGDRKTWGSNDSSEKRHTWYLYPVKVGDQQLFLIENREYRQGLKLDANVDRYGDRLVWGNNGTVADNPEYYGFIIQPWQ; this is encoded by the exons ATGACAACCAGTTTCAGTCA TTCCCAGGTAAAAACACCGTCAGAGGAAAAATGGGAAGCCGCCTCTGAGCCAGACTACCACACAAATGAGGACCTGTTGTATCCATACTCCCCAATACCCTACTTCGGTATGTACCACCTCGTGAAGATACCGATTGGTAGAGGGCTGGTACACCACGTCGATTACTGGGGAGAAGGAAAAGTGACTAACCTTGACAGGGTAAGAGGCTTTCGTCGGAGCTACAATGTGAACGAACAGTTTGCGCTCGTCAGTAAGGGCCACAGCAAGGGAAAGCAAATACCCAACAGGATTCCCGTCGTGTCTGTGGACGACAGCGACACTTCCAGTTACATCAGAGACGGCGGCGTTAAAACTGTTACCATCAGCACGGGGCCGATCAGTAAGCGGTGCGCTGCAGACGTCGCCAGGATTGTCAACGCCTCCGAAGGACTCGTCGTTGCCTACGGATATTCTGAAAATTCTGACGACATTCAAAATCTCGAGCGTGAGCTTGGTAAAAAGGGCTTATACTATGGAGCCGGGTACGAACTGCCCGCAGACTTGAAGACCCAGACGGAATTCAGCACAAAAATGGTCTTTGCCGACGCAAGGTCAATCAACGATCACTTGTACAACTTGGTTACGGGCGGCGACTACATCAACGCGGTGAAGACTGTGCGCAGCCTCGACGACAACCAGGGCTCCGGCGTCTGTCGCGACGTCGTCTCGCGGCTCGTCTCGCAGGGCATCAAGAACGCCATGTCGTTCGCGTACAAATTGTGGCACGAGGGCCACAAGGACATCGTCGAAGATTACTTCCCGAGCGAATTCCAACTCATACTCGACCAAAAGAGAATTAAACTCATCGGCAACCATTACAATCAAGCTCTCAAACTGGATGCTAACGTTGACCGGTACAAAGACCGCCTAACCTGGGGAGATGGAAAAGACTACACCAGCTACCGAGTCAGCTGGCGACTCATCTCTCTTTGGGAAAACAACAACGTCATCTTCAAGATACTGAACACCGAACACGAGATGTACTTGAAACTGGACGTGAACGTGGACAGATATGGCGACAGGAAGACCTGGGGATCGAATGATTCCAGTGAGAAGAGACACACCTGGTATTTATACCCGGTGAAGGTGGGCGACCAACAGCTGTTCCTCATTGAGAATCGGGAGTACCGGCAGGGCCTGAAGCTGGACGCGAACGTGGACCGGTACGGGGACCGCCTTGTGTGGGGGAATAACGGGACAGTCGCCGACAACCCCGAGTACTACGGCTTCATAATCCAGCCGTGGCAGTGA